In the Calonectris borealis chromosome 11, bCalBor7.hap1.2, whole genome shotgun sequence genome, one interval contains:
- the PEAK1 gene encoding inactive tyrosine-protein kinase PEAK1 isoform X4 has translation MSACNTFTEHVWKPGECKNCFKPKSLHQLPPVSEKKTLSHGNLKTNANQSNSHRGRNTGNFRPPVAKKPTIAVKPTMMVVDGQGVCGEISTPDHCENKSVPAGWNRNKAVLNKKPLNNNNEDEIEGYSHVRRPYGNNDGVGKIPNNNNNGLTEVLKEIAGLDTTPQLTGNEMNSRETFLGRINNCYKRSLERKIPPSCMMGGMKDSHSKHVILSGSTEVISNEGGRFCYPEFSSGDESEDDTFFGSMQEEHESWDESDEELLAMEIRMRGQPRFANFRANTLSPVQFCVDKKWNTVPLRNKSLQRICAVDYDDSYDEILNGYGEEAVILYGQESMQSMVSSDSTSPDSSLTEESRSGTTSSSSQKLCNGGLSPSTPQDLKSIEPEYESLCDNQQVKDVSKAPRNAPKSLETHKAVLALRLEEKDGKIAVQTDKQENKSSSDIAGQAVTINLVPVEEQAKPYRVVNMEQPVCKPYTIVDVSAAMTNECKENQTETSETKNTSSNPSSPVTPGTPITSSAASPVRVNANLKKSSAIRYQEVWTSSTSPRQKIPKVELSANSSGPSVPPRKTNHKSAPTSPTATNISSKTIPVKSPNLSEIKFNSYNNAGMPPFPIIIHDEPTYAKSSKNAIKVPIVINPNAYDNLAIYKSFLGTSGELSIKDKTTSVISHTYEEIETESKMTEAIGSKPTEFSQVKGVTNSSECRLGSVAQKVQEFNSCLSKSQISPQRSHSSDHSSPSRVQKTTQEPAAKIDVTPEASVGSSSGRENASMVLSQIVASIQPPQSPPETPQSGPKSCSVEELYSLPPDADATKNTLVRPKSLFTSQSEIESSKTVENTAIKMQKESLSQPVATHSPKPVRATPNTTSPKTEQAPPFPPPRSTSSPYHASNLLQRHFSNWTKPNSPTRSTEAESILHSEGRRAADAKPKRWISFKSFFRRRKTDDEEDKEKEREKGKLVGLDGTVIHMLPPPPVQRHHWFSEAKSDSSEKPSIVFMYRCEPAQAEPKADHQNRSGAESAIADALAKDKGETQEKSPESSEQKIASHSSPPQIPKKIPRYALFSTYH, from the exons ATGTCTGCTTGCAACACTTTCACTGAACACGTCTGGAAACCTGGTGAATGTAAGAACTGCTTCAAGCCCAAAAGCTTGCATCAGTTACCcccagtatctgaaaaaaaaaccctctcacaTGGAAATCTGAAAACCAATGCAAACCAAAGTAACAGCCATCGTgggagaaatacaggaaatttccGACCACCTGTGGCAAAGAAACCCACTATAGCTGTGAAACCCACCATGATGGTAGTAGATGGGCAGGGTGTATGTGGCGAAATCAGCACGCCAGATCATTGTGAGAATAAATCAGTACCTGCAGGTTGGAACCGAAACAAAGCTGTCTTGAACAAAAAACCACTGAACAATAATAATGAAGATGAAATTGAAGGTTATAGCCATGTTCGTAGGCCTTATGGCAACAATGATGGTGTAGGTAAGATAccaaataacaataataatggaCTGACAGAAGTTTTGAAGGAGATTGCGGGTTTGGATACCACACCTCAGCTAACTGGAAATGAAATGAACTCAAGAGAAACCTTCTTGGGAAGAATAAATAATTGTTATAAAAGATCATTAGAAAGAAAGATCCCTCCAAGCTGCATGATGGGTGGAATGAAGGATTCACACAGTAAGCACGTTATTCTGAGTGGAAGCACTGAAGTAATAAGTAATGAAGGTGGACGTTTCTGTTATCCAGAGTTCTCTAGCGGAGACGAGAGTGAGGATGACACGTTTTTTGGCAGCATGCAAGAAGAGCATGAGAGCTGGGATGAAAGTGATGAAGAGTTGCTAGCAATGGAAATTCGTATGAGGGGCCAACCTCGCTTTGCTAATTTTAGAGCTAACACCCTATCTCCTGTTCAGTTCTGTGTTGACAAAAAATGGAATACCGTGCCCCTTAGAAACAAGTCTCTCCAGCGGATCTGTGCAGTAGATTATGACGACAGTTACGATGAAATTTTAAATGGTTATGGGGAAGAGGCTGTGATTCTTTATGGCCAAGAGAGCATGCAGAGCATGGTGTCTTCTGATTCTACATCTCCTGATTCTTCTTTGACAGAAGAGTCCCGTTCTGGAACAACCAGCAGTTCTTCACAGAAGCTCTGTAATGGAGGGTTATCTCCTAGTACTCCTCAGGACCTCAAATCGATTGAACCAGAATATGAAAGTCTTTGTGATAATCAACAAGTGAAGGATGTGTCAAAAGCTCCCAGAAATGCTCCAAAAAGTCTAGAAACTCACAAGGCAGTCCTTGCGCTTCGACTGGAAGAGAAGGACGGCAAAATTGCTGTGCAGACTGATAAGCAAGAGAATAAAAGTTCTTCAGATATTGCTGGTCAAGCTGTAACTATAAATTTGGTGCCTGTGGAAGAGCAAGCTAAACCTTACAGGGTGGTGAATATGGAACAACCAGTTTGCAAGCCATATACCATAGTAGATGTATCAGCTGCCATGACCAATGAATGTAAGGAGAATCAGACTGAAACCTCAGAAACCAAGAATACATCATCTAACCCAAGCTCACCAGTAACTCCAGGCACACCTATTACATCCTCAGCAGCATCACCTGTACGAGTAAATGCTAATCTGAAAAAATCCAGTGCAATCAGATATCAAGAAGTGTGGACTTCTAGTACTAGTCCAAGACAGAAGATACCTAAGGTGGAGTTAAGTGCTAACAGCTCAGGACCTTCTGTTCCTCCCAGGAAGACAAACCACAAGTCAGCTCCTACTTCACCTACAGCTACAAACATTTCTTCAAAAACTATCCCAGTTAAGTCTCCCAATTTATCTGAGATAAAATTCAACAGCTACAATAATGCTGGCATGCCACCTTTTCCTATTATCATTCATGATGAGCCCACTTACGCTAAGAGTTCCAAAAATGCTATTAAAGTTCCTATTGTAATCAATCCAAATGCATATGATAACCTGGCTATCTATAAAAGTTTTCTAGGGACCAGTGGAGAGCTATCCATCAAAGATAAAACTACTAGTGTAATAAGCCACACATAtgaagaaatagaaacagaaagcaaaatgacTGAAGCCATAGGAAGTAAACCCACTGAATTTTCCCAAGTGAAGGGGGTGACTAATAGCTCTGAATGCAGGCTGGGTTCTGTGGCTCAAAAGGTCCAAGAGTTTAATAGCTGTCTCAGTAAAAGTCAGATATCACCACAGAGGAGTCATAGTTCTGACCACAGCTCCCCATCAAGAGTTCAGAAGACAACACAAGAGCCTGCAGCAAAAATAGACGTAACACCAGAGGCTTCTGTTGGCAGCAGCAGCGGTAGAGAGAACGCAAGCATGGTGCTTTCACAGATTGTGGCTTCTATCCAGCCTCCGCAGTCTCCTCCAGAAACGCCTCAGTCTGGACCCAAGTCTTGTAGCGTAGAAGAACTGTATTCCTTACCCCCTGATGCAGATGCTACTAAAAACACCCTGGTACGACCCAAGTCTCTGTTTACGTCACAGTCTGAAATAGAGTCATCCAAGACGGTGGAAAACACTGccattaaaatgcagaaagagtCACTTTCACAGCCAGTTGCCACTCACTCTCCAAAGCCAGTGAGAGCCACCCCAAATACCACAAGTCCCAAAACAGAGCAAGCACCGCCATTTCCTCCTCCACGGTCCACTTCTTCACCCTATCATGCAAGTAACTTGTTGCAAAGACATTTCAGCAATTGGACCAAACCAAACAGTCCCACCAGGTCAACAGAGGCTGAGTCAATCCTTCATTCAGAAGGTCGCCGAGCTGCTGATGCAAAACCCAAACGCTGGATATCGTTTAAGAGCTTCTTCCGCCGCAGGAAAACTGATGatgaggaagacaaagagaaagaaagagagaaaggaaaattggTGGGTCTTGATGGAACTGTTATACAtatgctcccccctcctccagttCAACGTCATCACTGGTTCAGTGAGGCAAAGTCAGACTCCAGTGAGAAGCCGTCGATTGTTTTCATGTATAGATGTGAACCGGCACAAGCTGAACCAAAGGCTGACCACCAAAACAGGAGTGGAGCGGAGTCTGCTATCGCAGATGCATTAGCAAAAGACAAAGGAGAAACGCAGGAAAAGTCTCCAGAGAGCTCTGAACAGAAAATAGCAAGCCATTCATCACCACCTCAGATTCCCAAGAAAATCCCCAG ATACGCGTTGTTTTCAACATACCACTGA
- the PEAK1 gene encoding inactive tyrosine-protein kinase PEAK1 isoform X3, which yields MSACNTFTEHVWKPGECKNCFKPKSLHQLPPVSEKKTLSHGNLKTNANQSNSHRGRNTGNFRPPVAKKPTIAVKPTMMVVDGQGVCGEISTPDHCENKSVPAGWNRNKAVLNKKPLNNNNEDEIEGYSHVRRPYGNNDGVGKIPNNNNNGLTEVLKEIAGLDTTPQLTGNEMNSRETFLGRINNCYKRSLERKIPPSCMMGGMKDSHSKHVILSGSTEVISNEGGRFCYPEFSSGDESEDDTFFGSMQEEHESWDESDEELLAMEIRMRGQPRFANFRANTLSPVQFCVDKKWNTVPLRNKSLQRICAVDYDDSYDEILNGYGEEAVILYGQESMQSMVSSDSTSPDSSLTEESRSGTTSSSSQKLCNGGLSPSTPQDLKSIEPEYESLCDNQQVKDVSKAPRNAPKSLETHKAVLALRLEEKDGKIAVQTDKQENKSSSDIAGQAVTINLVPVEEQAKPYRVVNMEQPVCKPYTIVDVSAAMTNECKENQTETSETKNTSSNPSSPVTPGTPITSSAASPVRVNANLKKSSAIRYQEVWTSSTSPRQKIPKVELSANSSGPSVPPRKTNHKSAPTSPTATNISSKTIPVKSPNLSEIKFNSYNNAGMPPFPIIIHDEPTYAKSSKNAIKVPIVINPNAYDNLAIYKSFLGTSGELSIKDKTTSVISHTYEEIETESKMTEAIGSKPTEFSQVKGVTNSSECRLGSVAQKVQEFNSCLSKSQISPQRSHSSDHSSPSRVQKTTQEPAAKIDVTPEASVGSSSGRENASMVLSQIVASIQPPQSPPETPQSGPKSCSVEELYSLPPDADATKNTLVRPKSLFTSQSEIESSKTVENTAIKMQKESLSQPVATHSPKPVRATPNTTSPKTEQAPPFPPPRSTSSPYHASNLLQRHFSNWTKPNSPTRSTEAESILHSEGRRAADAKPKRWISFKSFFRRRKTDDEEDKEKEREKGKLVGLDGTVIHMLPPPPVQRHHWFSEAKSDSSEKPSIVFMYRCEPAQAEPKADHQNRSGAESAIADALAKDKGETQEKSPESSEQKIASHSSPPQIPKKIPSTSEHCGINGSPEFQDMIKRLKKALKEFPLMGNCSSAR from the coding sequence ATGTCTGCTTGCAACACTTTCACTGAACACGTCTGGAAACCTGGTGAATGTAAGAACTGCTTCAAGCCCAAAAGCTTGCATCAGTTACCcccagtatctgaaaaaaaaaccctctcacaTGGAAATCTGAAAACCAATGCAAACCAAAGTAACAGCCATCGTgggagaaatacaggaaatttccGACCACCTGTGGCAAAGAAACCCACTATAGCTGTGAAACCCACCATGATGGTAGTAGATGGGCAGGGTGTATGTGGCGAAATCAGCACGCCAGATCATTGTGAGAATAAATCAGTACCTGCAGGTTGGAACCGAAACAAAGCTGTCTTGAACAAAAAACCACTGAACAATAATAATGAAGATGAAATTGAAGGTTATAGCCATGTTCGTAGGCCTTATGGCAACAATGATGGTGTAGGTAAGATAccaaataacaataataatggaCTGACAGAAGTTTTGAAGGAGATTGCGGGTTTGGATACCACACCTCAGCTAACTGGAAATGAAATGAACTCAAGAGAAACCTTCTTGGGAAGAATAAATAATTGTTATAAAAGATCATTAGAAAGAAAGATCCCTCCAAGCTGCATGATGGGTGGAATGAAGGATTCACACAGTAAGCACGTTATTCTGAGTGGAAGCACTGAAGTAATAAGTAATGAAGGTGGACGTTTCTGTTATCCAGAGTTCTCTAGCGGAGACGAGAGTGAGGATGACACGTTTTTTGGCAGCATGCAAGAAGAGCATGAGAGCTGGGATGAAAGTGATGAAGAGTTGCTAGCAATGGAAATTCGTATGAGGGGCCAACCTCGCTTTGCTAATTTTAGAGCTAACACCCTATCTCCTGTTCAGTTCTGTGTTGACAAAAAATGGAATACCGTGCCCCTTAGAAACAAGTCTCTCCAGCGGATCTGTGCAGTAGATTATGACGACAGTTACGATGAAATTTTAAATGGTTATGGGGAAGAGGCTGTGATTCTTTATGGCCAAGAGAGCATGCAGAGCATGGTGTCTTCTGATTCTACATCTCCTGATTCTTCTTTGACAGAAGAGTCCCGTTCTGGAACAACCAGCAGTTCTTCACAGAAGCTCTGTAATGGAGGGTTATCTCCTAGTACTCCTCAGGACCTCAAATCGATTGAACCAGAATATGAAAGTCTTTGTGATAATCAACAAGTGAAGGATGTGTCAAAAGCTCCCAGAAATGCTCCAAAAAGTCTAGAAACTCACAAGGCAGTCCTTGCGCTTCGACTGGAAGAGAAGGACGGCAAAATTGCTGTGCAGACTGATAAGCAAGAGAATAAAAGTTCTTCAGATATTGCTGGTCAAGCTGTAACTATAAATTTGGTGCCTGTGGAAGAGCAAGCTAAACCTTACAGGGTGGTGAATATGGAACAACCAGTTTGCAAGCCATATACCATAGTAGATGTATCAGCTGCCATGACCAATGAATGTAAGGAGAATCAGACTGAAACCTCAGAAACCAAGAATACATCATCTAACCCAAGCTCACCAGTAACTCCAGGCACACCTATTACATCCTCAGCAGCATCACCTGTACGAGTAAATGCTAATCTGAAAAAATCCAGTGCAATCAGATATCAAGAAGTGTGGACTTCTAGTACTAGTCCAAGACAGAAGATACCTAAGGTGGAGTTAAGTGCTAACAGCTCAGGACCTTCTGTTCCTCCCAGGAAGACAAACCACAAGTCAGCTCCTACTTCACCTACAGCTACAAACATTTCTTCAAAAACTATCCCAGTTAAGTCTCCCAATTTATCTGAGATAAAATTCAACAGCTACAATAATGCTGGCATGCCACCTTTTCCTATTATCATTCATGATGAGCCCACTTACGCTAAGAGTTCCAAAAATGCTATTAAAGTTCCTATTGTAATCAATCCAAATGCATATGATAACCTGGCTATCTATAAAAGTTTTCTAGGGACCAGTGGAGAGCTATCCATCAAAGATAAAACTACTAGTGTAATAAGCCACACATAtgaagaaatagaaacagaaagcaaaatgacTGAAGCCATAGGAAGTAAACCCACTGAATTTTCCCAAGTGAAGGGGGTGACTAATAGCTCTGAATGCAGGCTGGGTTCTGTGGCTCAAAAGGTCCAAGAGTTTAATAGCTGTCTCAGTAAAAGTCAGATATCACCACAGAGGAGTCATAGTTCTGACCACAGCTCCCCATCAAGAGTTCAGAAGACAACACAAGAGCCTGCAGCAAAAATAGACGTAACACCAGAGGCTTCTGTTGGCAGCAGCAGCGGTAGAGAGAACGCAAGCATGGTGCTTTCACAGATTGTGGCTTCTATCCAGCCTCCGCAGTCTCCTCCAGAAACGCCTCAGTCTGGACCCAAGTCTTGTAGCGTAGAAGAACTGTATTCCTTACCCCCTGATGCAGATGCTACTAAAAACACCCTGGTACGACCCAAGTCTCTGTTTACGTCACAGTCTGAAATAGAGTCATCCAAGACGGTGGAAAACACTGccattaaaatgcagaaagagtCACTTTCACAGCCAGTTGCCACTCACTCTCCAAAGCCAGTGAGAGCCACCCCAAATACCACAAGTCCCAAAACAGAGCAAGCACCGCCATTTCCTCCTCCACGGTCCACTTCTTCACCCTATCATGCAAGTAACTTGTTGCAAAGACATTTCAGCAATTGGACCAAACCAAACAGTCCCACCAGGTCAACAGAGGCTGAGTCAATCCTTCATTCAGAAGGTCGCCGAGCTGCTGATGCAAAACCCAAACGCTGGATATCGTTTAAGAGCTTCTTCCGCCGCAGGAAAACTGATGatgaggaagacaaagagaaagaaagagagaaaggaaaattggTGGGTCTTGATGGAACTGTTATACAtatgctcccccctcctccagttCAACGTCATCACTGGTTCAGTGAGGCAAAGTCAGACTCCAGTGAGAAGCCGTCGATTGTTTTCATGTATAGATGTGAACCGGCACAAGCTGAACCAAAGGCTGACCACCAAAACAGGAGTGGAGCGGAGTCTGCTATCGCAGATGCATTAGCAAAAGACAAAGGAGAAACGCAGGAAAAGTCTCCAGAGAGCTCTGAACAGAAAATAGCAAGCCATTCATCACCACCTCAGATTCCCAAGAAAATCCCCAG